The Tautonia plasticadhaerens nucleotide sequence ATCGGCGGGATGCCTCCGGCGGGGTTCCCCCTGACGGCCGAGCCGGGCGGGGGCCTCGCGTGTCTGATTCAGGTGAACATGGCGGCGAACTTGCCGAGGAACGGCTTCGGCGGCCGGTCGCCGCCGATCGGGGCGAAGCCCCGGGCGATGTCCTGCAGGGCGCGGGTGATCCGGTGCTTGGGGGCCTCGACCTCGATGGGGACGCCCTTGACCCGCGCCGAGTTGACGATGTCGGAGACGTTGGGGATCTGCCAGCCGATCGGGGCGCCGAGCGTCTCCTCGGCCTTCTTCAGGCCGATGCTGGTGATGTCCGACCCGACCCGGTTGACCACCACCTTGACCCGGTCGGACACCCCCTCGACCTGCCGGAAGAGCTGCATCAGCCGGGCCCCGTTGCGGAGGCTGCAGACGTCGAGCTGGGTGACCATGAGGATGGTGTCGGCCAGCTCCAGGGCGATGAAGTCGGTGGCCTGGAACCCCTTGCTGACGTCGACGACGACGAAGCGGAAGGCGCGGAGCAGCAGTTCCAGCAGGCGGCGGAGCGCCTCGGGCTCGACCCGGGCGGCGTCCTCCATGTCCGTGGGAGCGGAGAGGACGTGGACGCCGGACTCGTGCCGGGTGAGGACGCGGTGCAGCAGGGTCTCGTCGTAGCGGTCGATCTCCGAGGTGACGTCGGCCAGGGTGAGCTCGGGCATGACGTCGAGCAGGGTGTCGACGCAGCCGAGCAGCAGGTCGAGGTCGACCAGGGCGACCGAGGCGCCCGGGGCCTTGGCGAGCATGGTGGCCAGGTTCACCGCCAGGGTCGTGCAGCCGACCCCGCCGGAGGCGCCGACGATGGTCAGCATGGCGCCCTGGCCGGCGACCTCGGGGGCGGCGGAGGGCATCAGGCGGTCGATGGAGGCGCGTGCCTCCTCCGCGTCGATCGGCAAGGGGAGGAACTCGGTGGCCCCGGCCCGGAGGGCCTTGAGGATCGTCTCGCCGTCCCGGGATCGGCTGGCCGGCAGGATCGGGACGCGGGGGGCCGCGGCCCGGATCTGGCGGATGGCGGCCAGGGCGCGCTCGGGGTCGGCGTCGAGGACGATCAGCAACAGGTCGATCGCCGGGCCGTCAAGGGCCCGGACCGCCCCGTCGTAGTCGGCGATGGACCGCTCGACTCGCACCATGCCGAGGCCGGACAGGGCGGCCTGCACCGCGGCCCGGGAGGCGGAGTCGGGGTCGA carries:
- a CDS encoding AAA family ATPase, which produces MDTARRLLLVDPDSASRAAVQAALSGLGMVRVERSIADYDGAVRALDGPAIDLLLIVLDADPERALAAIRQIRAAAPRVPILPASRSRDGETILKALRAGATEFLPLPIDAEEARASIDRLMPSAAPEVAGQGAMLTIVGASGGVGCTTLAVNLATMLAKAPGASVALVDLDLLLGCVDTLLDVMPELTLADVTSEIDRYDETLLHRVLTRHESGVHVLSAPTDMEDAARVEPEALRRLLELLLRAFRFVVVDVSKGFQATDFIALELADTILMVTQLDVCSLRNGARLMQLFRQVEGVSDRVKVVVNRVGSDITSIGLKKAEETLGAPIGWQIPNVSDIVNSARVKGVPIEVEAPKHRITRALQDIARGFAPIGGDRPPKPFLGKFAAMFT